Proteins from a genomic interval of Diaphorobacter sp. HDW4A:
- a CDS encoding cupin domain-containing protein: protein MSLSSEQILQQWHAAHLAPLWNSPNAHKPPPGPVPSHLWRWNEMRPLIELAFQETSPQAVQRRVLQMLSPAAQSLADEHTCGNVLAAYQCLLPGETARPHRHTMNALRFMLEGWGVITLVDGKECPMEFGDLVLTPGMTWHEHRHDGTEPVVWLDVLDVPLHMHMGSVVFQPSPITEPSVTMPDAAFAHANVAPLVTLGRTDHSPVFRYPYANVVGALQHAPKSADGLRRVRYINPLNGRGALALLDASMMQIDVDTTSLPMRTNANLVITVVEGEGESQVGEQRIRWSARDVFTVPQHNWASHSAFGRDARLFVVSDADAMQRLNLLREELGTAAPVEEEGTK, encoded by the coding sequence ATGTCCTTGAGCAGCGAACAAATCTTGCAGCAGTGGCATGCTGCGCATCTGGCTCCTTTGTGGAACAGCCCGAACGCGCACAAGCCGCCGCCGGGCCCGGTTCCCAGTCATCTGTGGCGCTGGAACGAAATGCGCCCGCTGATCGAGCTGGCGTTTCAGGAAACATCACCACAGGCCGTGCAGCGCCGCGTGCTGCAGATGCTCAGCCCGGCGGCCCAGTCGCTGGCGGACGAGCACACCTGCGGCAACGTGCTCGCAGCCTACCAGTGCCTGCTGCCCGGCGAGACCGCGCGCCCGCACCGCCACACCATGAACGCGCTGCGCTTCATGCTCGAGGGCTGGGGCGTGATCACGCTGGTAGACGGCAAGGAATGCCCGATGGAGTTCGGCGATCTGGTGCTGACCCCCGGCATGACCTGGCACGAGCACCGCCACGACGGCACAGAGCCGGTGGTCTGGCTCGACGTGCTGGACGTGCCGCTGCACATGCACATGGGCTCGGTGGTGTTCCAGCCAAGTCCGATTACCGAGCCTTCGGTGACCATGCCCGACGCGGCCTTCGCCCATGCCAACGTGGCACCGCTGGTGACACTCGGCCGCACGGACCATTCGCCCGTGTTCCGCTATCCCTATGCCAACGTCGTCGGCGCGCTGCAGCATGCACCCAAGAGTGCCGATGGCTTGCGCCGCGTTCGCTACATCAACCCGCTGAACGGTCGGGGCGCGCTTGCGCTGCTCGACGCCAGCATGATGCAGATCGACGTGGACACGACCTCGCTCCCGATGCGCACGAACGCCAATCTGGTGATCACCGTGGTCGAGGGCGAAGGCGAGAGCCAGGTCGGCGAACAGCGCATCCGCTGGTCGGCGCGCGACGTGTTCACCGTGCCGCAGCACAACTGGGCATCGCACAGCGCCTTCGGGCGGGACGCACGCCTGTTCGTGGTCTCTGATGCCGACGCGATGCAGCGCCTGAATCTGCTGCGCGAAGAACTGGGCACCGCAGCGCCCGTTGAAGAAGAAGGTACAAAATGA